Within the Candidatus Nealsonbacteria bacterium CG07_land_8_20_14_0_80_39_13 genome, the region AAAGCAATGGACAGCTGTTCAAAATATCTTGAGGTTTATGGCGGACATCCTTTGGCGGCCGGATTCACCGTCAAGGATAAAAATATAGAAGGGTTCAAGAAATGCCTGTTAAAGTACTTTGAAGGGGAATCAAATTTTAAAAACCGTTAGAAAAAGAGCTTGCCGATAAGCAAGCTCTTTTTAAGTGTTTTGGGAAATCTATAAGCCGAATTCTGTATTTGTGTGATCATCTATCTAGCCCCGCAATTACTTGCGGGGTCAAGCGAACTACTTTTCCAGAAATTTTACATGAAAGCAAAATTCCTGATTTGTTCTTGCACCCCGGTAAGGATTTAACCGTTTCACTCCCAAAGTTTCCTAAGGGATTCGTCCGCCCAATTTTTCGCGAAGCGAAAAAATGTGGCGGACGCTTCAACCCTTTCGGGTCTCAGCGTCTCTGTTCGCACCTCTTCTCGCATTGCTGCGGGGGACGGGAATTGCCCGCTACCATTTTATCCCGCTGCGACGGGATCCCGCATTTTGCGGGATCCCGCTAAAAGCGGGAGAGTGTTCGGACTTTCCTTCCCCCCGCCCAAATTTTTGTTTTACAAAAAAATGTGGCGAAGAATGATCACCCGATTTCCCAAAACAATATTATTTTAGCACATTCTTTAGTTATGGCAAGGTCATTGCCTACTTTTTAAAATTTGAATTTTGAGCTAAACTTACATTATGTTCGTCGCTAACCCGGGAAAAAATTTAATAATTGATGTTGACGGAAAAAAATATGCCAGATATCCTGTTAAAACTCGCCTTGTCACCGAAGAAGACAAGGATTATGTTTCGTTTGTAAAAGAATATGTAAGTAATGTTCTGGAAGATGGGGATGTTGTTTTCGTGAGCGAGAAAATTATTTCCATTATGCAGGGCAGGTCTCATCGGATAGAAAAAATAAAGCCGACAAAACTGGCTATGTTTTTAAGCAAGCTTGTTCAAAAAAGACAGGGCGGAATAGGTCTGGGTATGCCGGAAACAATGCAATTGGCCATAGAAGAAGTCGGTATTTTCAGAATTTTATTGGCCGCCTTGCTCGCCGGATTAACAAAGCCATTTGGCATTAAAGGCGTCTTTTATATGGTCGCCGGAGATCAAGCCAGAGCAGTTGACGGTCCTTGCGAGTATACTATCCCTCCTTACAACAAATGCGCCGTTAGGGGGCCGTTAAATCCCGACAGAGTGGCAGAAGAAATCGCCGGAGAGCTTAAGGCGCCGACGGCCATAGTTGATATTAATGATTGGGGGGCGAATATTCTCGGTTTGAGCCAATCTTATAAATACGACAGGCAGGTTTTGTTAAAATCTTTAAAAGATAATCCTCTCGGGCAATGCGGAGAGTCAACTCCTATCGGCATCCTCCGCAAGGCAAAAGATTAAAAATGATCGGCGATATCCTGAATTCAAAAGTTAAGACAATCGGGGCGGTGGCAATTATTCTTGCTTTCGCGGCTTTGGCAAGTCGTTTTTTAGGTCTTGTCAGGGAATGGCTTTTAGCGTCAACTTTCGGCGCCGGTTCTGATTTGGACGCTTATTTCGTTGCCTTCAGAATTCCTGATTTCATTTACAATGTTCTGATTACAGGGGGAATTGTTTCCATTTTCCTGCCCTTATTTTCAGAATATTTTCCCAAGGACAAAGCAGAGGCCTGGCGATTTACTAATAATATTTTCAATATTTTTCTCTTTTTGCTTTCCATAATGTGTTTGGTCCTTTTTATACTTGCTCCCTTCATAATAAAATTAATTGCTCCGGGATTCGGCAAGGAACAGATTGAATTAGCCACTTCGTTAGCGAGGATAATGATGTTGAGCCCTG harbors:
- a CDS encoding F420-0--gamma-glutamyl ligase, which encodes MFVANPGKNLIIDVDGKKYARYPVKTRLVTEEDKDYVSFVKEYVSNVLEDGDVVFVSEKIISIMQGRSHRIEKIKPTKLAMFLSKLVQKRQGGIGLGMPETMQLAIEEVGIFRILLAALLAGLTKPFGIKGVFYMVAGDQARAVDGPCEYTIPPYNKCAVRGPLNPDRVAEEIAGELKAPTAIVDINDWGANILGLSQSYKYDRQVLLKSLKDNPLGQCGESTPIGILRKAKD